A single Cryomorphaceae bacterium DNA region contains:
- a CDS encoding gliding motility-associated C-terminal domain-containing protein has translation MKKALLSIGVLILGLLAQGQTLPPTSNSQTVCVGSSAVLTASSTQPGATFTWWDQPAAGTLLGSGATFTTPPLSTGTVFYVQAEVGGISSLRTSVSTSVANNPTVGATQDTIYACSGDLVAVSATIKQNTGQVSWYDAASGGTLLATGNTYTLPSIPPGTTSYFAEAAIGNCVNPVRAEVIVINVDGQITPTISPTSFSVCFGQSVTLTGTSNVPGFEVEWYTDPVGGTLIGTGSPFVFTPPTTMTVYAQIELNNIACDNEARVPVDITVFQQLLSPANLRCTGSTPSSVSFAWDPVPGATGYEVSLDGGATWIPANQPPTAHVVSSLPENTQQTLRVRALDGTNGCPPGKETTDKTCVTLNCGPLNVSVQPLYETCVGGEVTVVINGMIEGIHAVNVNGTVTSESEFTFTPSADTTLNFIVFNSNYPECDSATLTSTVQVYEVPSANPTATAQDSAFPGATVSTYLFEANSGPNVSSWNWDFGDGANATTENATHEYSNPGSYTVTLTVTTDDGCTATFTLTATVEVFEVPEIFIPNSFTPNGDMNNDVLYIFGEYVELQQFIIFNQYGDAVFQTSDISEGWDGTWKGKAQPGGVYVYSAILTDSVGNTYQEQGTITLIR, from the coding sequence ATGAAAAAAGCTTTACTCTCCATTGGGGTACTCATCCTTGGACTACTGGCTCAAGGTCAAACGCTTCCCCCGACATCAAATTCCCAAACCGTCTGTGTTGGCTCTAGTGCAGTTTTGACTGCTTCAAGCACACAGCCCGGTGCAACGTTTACCTGGTGGGACCAACCTGCCGCTGGAACCCTCCTAGGGTCTGGCGCAACCTTTACCACCCCGCCACTGAGTACGGGTACAGTATTCTATGTTCAAGCAGAAGTTGGAGGCATTTCGAGTCTGAGAACTTCTGTGAGCACAAGTGTCGCCAATAACCCTACAGTAGGAGCAACTCAAGACACTATATATGCCTGTTCAGGGGACTTGGTTGCCGTATCGGCAACGATCAAGCAAAACACTGGTCAGGTTTCTTGGTATGATGCAGCTTCTGGCGGGACGCTGTTGGCAACCGGAAATACGTATACATTGCCCAGTATCCCTCCAGGAACTACAAGTTATTTTGCCGAAGCAGCCATTGGCAATTGCGTCAATCCGGTTCGCGCAGAGGTGATTGTGATTAATGTCGACGGACAGATTACGCCGACGATCTCGCCAACCAGCTTTTCCGTGTGTTTTGGCCAATCGGTAACCCTTACAGGAACCAGCAACGTTCCTGGTTTTGAGGTAGAGTGGTATACCGATCCAGTTGGCGGAACGCTTATTGGAACAGGGTCCCCATTTGTGTTTACTCCTCCAACAACCATGACTGTGTACGCTCAGATCGAACTGAATAATATTGCTTGTGATAATGAGGCTCGAGTACCCGTGGATATAACGGTGTTTCAACAATTACTCTCTCCAGCCAATCTGAGATGTACGGGATCAACACCTAGTTCGGTAAGTTTCGCTTGGGATCCAGTTCCCGGGGCGACCGGCTATGAGGTGAGCCTGGATGGAGGAGCCACTTGGATTCCAGCGAATCAGCCGCCGACAGCCCATGTTGTTTCAAGTCTTCCAGAAAATACGCAACAAACGCTACGCGTTCGAGCCCTAGATGGAACAAATGGTTGTCCACCAGGAAAAGAGACCACGGATAAAACCTGTGTTACTCTGAACTGCGGCCCTCTGAATGTCTCTGTTCAACCTTTATACGAGACCTGTGTGGGTGGGGAGGTAACCGTGGTGATCAACGGTATGATCGAAGGAATTCACGCGGTAAACGTAAACGGTACAGTTACTTCAGAGAGTGAGTTCACGTTTACGCCTTCGGCCGATACGACCTTGAATTTCATTGTGTTCAATTCCAATTACCCAGAATGTGACAGTGCTACGCTAACTTCAACGGTTCAGGTTTATGAGGTGCCCAGTGCCAACCCGACGGCTACCGCTCAAGACAGTGCGTTTCCGGGCGCTACAGTAAGCACCTATCTGTTTGAGGCCAATAGCGGTCCCAACGTAAGCTCATGGAATTGGGATTTTGGCGATGGAGCCAATGCAACGACTGAGAATGCTACCCATGAGTACAGTAACCCCGGGTCATATACGGTCACACTTACAGTGACGACCGATGATGGTTGTACGGCAACCTTCACCTTGACGGCTACGGTGGAAGTGTTTGAAGTCCCTGAGATCTTTATTCCCAATAGCTTTACTCCGAACGGGGACATGAATAACGATGTGCTCTACATATTTGGTGAATACGTGGAACTTCAACAGTTCATCATCTTCAACCAATACGGGGATGCGGTTTTCCAAACCTCTGATATCTCGGAGGGCTGGGACGGAACTTGGAAAGGGAAGGCACAGCCTGGTGGAGTATACGTCTACTCGGCCATTTTAACCGATTCGGTTGGGAACACATACCAGGAGCAGGGAACTATAACTTTGATTCGATAA
- a CDS encoding RNA polymerase sigma factor has protein sequence MSANIFYAEVYPLRDKVYRFAFSLMKVAEDAEDATQEVLLKLWRNRQKLAEYRNVEAFTMTMTKNHCLDKLRLKDNQTAELKVVVTDKSKSPHEVAEVKDAAKKVLKLMNQLPEQQRQIVMLRDVEQYDYKEIAEVTGLEINTIRVNLSRARKKLREGLLKTNAYGLD, from the coding sequence ATGAGCGCTAATATTTTTTACGCTGAAGTTTACCCCTTGCGCGACAAGGTCTATCGCTTTGCCTTCTCCTTAATGAAGGTTGCGGAAGACGCGGAGGATGCGACGCAGGAAGTACTGCTCAAATTGTGGAGGAATCGTCAGAAACTTGCGGAATACCGGAACGTTGAAGCCTTTACAATGACAATGACCAAAAACCATTGCTTGGATAAGCTCAGGTTGAAGGACAATCAAACGGCTGAATTGAAGGTCGTTGTCACGGACAAATCCAAGAGTCCCCATGAAGTGGCAGAAGTCAAGGACGCAGCAAAAAAGGTATTAAAGCTCATGAATCAGCTGCCTGAACAACAGCGTCAAATTGTAATGCTCCGAGATGTTGAGCAATATGACTATAAGGAAATTGCAGAGGTGACTGGACTTGAGATCAACACAATACGGGTGAACTTATCTCGGGCCAGAAAGAAACTGAGAGAAGGATTGCTAAAAACGAACGCTTATGGACTGGACTAA
- the elbB gene encoding isoprenoid biosynthesis glyoxalase ElbB: MKIGVLLSGSGVYDGSEIHEAVFTLLSIDERGAEYQLFAPDKPQLHVINHRTGEEMEESRNVLTEAARIARGDIQDVTELQMKDYDALVIPGGFGAAKNLNTWALSGPDSDIDLEVQRVIREAVNSSKPIAALCMGPTVVAKALQGTEQHATMTVGSTEAPSPYDIQGISDGLSSVGAQPVMRTVQQIAVDNDLKLVTAPCYMMEARISEIRNNIDQAIEKLIEFVERDD; this comes from the coding sequence ATGAAAATTGGTGTCCTTTTGTCCGGTAGTGGCGTCTATGATGGATCTGAAATACACGAAGCCGTATTTACCTTATTGTCGATCGATGAGCGAGGTGCTGAGTACCAACTTTTCGCTCCTGACAAGCCCCAACTCCACGTGATTAACCATCGAACCGGGGAGGAAATGGAAGAAAGCAGGAATGTACTTACTGAAGCCGCGCGCATTGCTCGAGGTGATATCCAAGACGTTACGGAACTTCAAATGAAGGATTACGACGCGCTTGTGATTCCTGGAGGATTTGGTGCGGCAAAGAATCTAAACACGTGGGCATTGAGCGGCCCGGATTCAGATATTGACCTCGAAGTACAACGCGTCATACGAGAAGCCGTTAATTCGAGCAAACCCATTGCAGCATTATGTATGGGGCCGACCGTTGTCGCCAAGGCGCTTCAAGGGACGGAGCAGCACGCAACTATGACCGTTGGATCTACCGAGGCTCCTTCCCCATATGACATCCAAGGAATTTCTGACGGACTTTCTTCAGTAGGCGCCCAACCCGTTATGAGAACCGTTCAGCAAATTGCGGTAGACAATGATCTTAAGCTCGTAACGGCTCCTTGCTACATGATGGAAGCCCGAATCTCCGAAATACGCAACAACATTGATCAAGCCATTGAGAAGCTAATAGAATTTGTGGAGAGAGACGACTAA
- a CDS encoding HlyD family efflux transporter periplasmic adaptor subunit — protein sequence MLNISPNTIKGKVDEQRYLSFRITNSAKAIRVFTYWLLGFLGIIFIMLFMPWTQNVRGTGKVTSLYPQQRIQTLQSTIDGRLEEWYVTEGDTVRKGDTLVHISEIKDAYFDPELLERTQEQLDAKEQSAEAYADKINAQEDQIDQLIQTRDLKLKQLALKVESDSLKANAANIAAELARIQYVRADTLFDDGLVSRFEREKRWQKLQEMNSKALAANNDYANQQTELASTRAEYGEKIAKTRSELFSAQSGLQEVESQIAKLKNQLENYRIRRSFYYVQAPQDAFVTKAIKTGIGENIKEGAPIVELMPLSYQLAVEMFIRPVDLPLISPGQKARVEFDGWPAIVFSGWPNTSFGTFPAEVFAVDNSLSPNGRYRVILRADTSEEAWPKPLRFGAGANGILLLNDVPVWYEIWRQLNGFPPEYYINPTPLSKEDKGVMNGGKK from the coding sequence ATGCTAAACATCAGCCCCAACACCATAAAAGGCAAGGTGGACGAGCAGCGCTACCTCTCGTTCCGAATCACCAATAGCGCCAAGGCGATTCGAGTGTTTACCTATTGGTTGCTCGGTTTTCTCGGCATCATATTCATCATGCTGTTTATGCCTTGGACCCAGAACGTTCGTGGAACAGGTAAGGTAACCAGCCTTTACCCTCAGCAGCGCATCCAAACTCTTCAAAGCACCATTGATGGCCGTTTGGAAGAATGGTACGTCACAGAGGGTGATACGGTTAGAAAAGGAGATACCCTAGTTCACATTAGCGAGATCAAGGATGCCTACTTTGACCCGGAGCTTTTGGAACGTACACAGGAACAGTTGGACGCTAAGGAGCAAAGCGCAGAAGCCTATGCCGATAAGATCAATGCTCAGGAAGATCAGATTGATCAGTTGATTCAAACGCGGGACCTCAAACTCAAACAGCTGGCCTTAAAGGTTGAATCGGACAGCTTGAAGGCTAACGCGGCTAATATCGCCGCCGAACTTGCTCGTATTCAATACGTACGAGCAGACACCCTATTTGACGATGGATTGGTATCGCGTTTTGAGCGGGAGAAGCGCTGGCAAAAGCTACAGGAGATGAACTCCAAAGCTCTAGCGGCGAACAACGATTATGCGAATCAGCAAACCGAATTGGCCTCCACACGCGCCGAGTACGGAGAAAAGATCGCTAAAACCCGTTCTGAATTATTCTCTGCTCAAAGTGGCCTGCAGGAAGTCGAATCGCAAATTGCCAAACTGAAGAATCAGCTGGAGAACTACCGCATTCGACGTTCCTTTTACTATGTACAGGCGCCACAGGATGCATTTGTAACCAAGGCCATCAAAACGGGTATTGGTGAAAACATCAAAGAAGGAGCTCCTATTGTAGAATTGATGCCTTTGAGCTATCAACTCGCTGTTGAAATGTTCATTCGTCCGGTAGACCTGCCGCTGATAAGCCCAGGACAAAAGGCCCGAGTAGAATTTGACGGTTGGCCCGCTATTGTCTTTAGTGGATGGCCCAACACCTCTTTTGGAACCTTTCCGGCGGAAGTATTTGCCGTGGACAACAGCCTTAGTCCCAATGGACGATACCGCGTTATTCTTAGAGCCGATACCAGTGAAGAAGCATGGCCAAAGCCCCTTCGTTTTGGTGCCGGAGCTAATGGAATACTGTTGCTGAATGACGTGCCGGTTTGGTACGAGATTTGGCGACAACTCAACGGATTCCCGCCCGAGTACTACATCAACCCCACTCCATTGTCTAAAGAGGATAAAGGCGTGATGAACGGAGGAAAAAAATGA
- a CDS encoding DUF4252 domain-containing protein, protein MKIKSRYSIVLAAVAFVAVAWTSCSTTPSVQRYIVDHENEAGFASFTVPADVLQIQEGADVDEESVEALNKLNNLVVLRYDIADGTPEQFEGYLAELHTCLNPDRYEDVFMMNTGEMRVSLKIQKKNQERLSEIIALLEQNDSFLLARLTGDIEPDKLARLIRKIDYQSMMDNEQLKGLIPS, encoded by the coding sequence ATGAAGATTAAATCGAGATATAGCATTGTCCTTGCAGCAGTCGCTTTTGTGGCTGTTGCTTGGACTTCTTGCAGCACAACGCCCTCTGTTCAGCGCTACATTGTAGATCACGAAAACGAAGCGGGCTTTGCTAGTTTTACTGTGCCTGCCGACGTTCTGCAGATTCAAGAGGGAGCAGATGTAGATGAGGAAAGCGTGGAAGCGTTAAACAAGCTGAATAATCTGGTGGTTCTTCGATACGACATCGCCGACGGAACGCCTGAGCAATTTGAAGGTTACTTAGCCGAACTGCATACCTGCTTGAATCCGGATCGATACGAGGATGTTTTTATGATGAATACTGGAGAGATGCGGGTAAGCCTCAAAATCCAGAAAAAGAACCAGGAACGCTTGAGCGAGATTATAGCCTTGCTTGAGCAGAACGATTCTTTTTTACTTGCCCGCTTGACTGGAGACATTGAACCGGACAAATTAGCACGTCTGATACGCAAGATTGATTATCAATCTATGATGGATAATGAGCAGCTTAAAGGACTCATTCCGTCATAA
- a CDS encoding DUF4252 domain-containing protein, translated as MKKIVIMAVALMLSPMVFGQTASDELFERYSGKDGYTSIHITQYMFQLFADLDTDEEMKEFTDMASSIDRMKILTVDSDSLHPDRASEFYTDARKTLPIKEYEELMVVKDGDQTVQMLIQEEGKMVSEFLMLVNDNTETVVISITGNIDLNQLARMSSKMNIDGLENLKELEENDED; from the coding sequence ATGAAAAAGATAGTAATCATGGCGGTCGCACTCATGCTGAGTCCAATGGTATTTGGACAAACCGCCTCGGACGAACTGTTCGAACGTTATTCAGGAAAGGATGGCTATACGAGTATCCACATTACTCAGTACATGTTCCAGCTGTTTGCTGACTTAGATACAGACGAGGAAATGAAGGAATTCACGGATATGGCATCTTCCATCGACCGCATGAAGATCCTGACGGTAGACTCTGATTCTCTGCATCCAGATCGCGCTTCAGAGTTTTACACTGATGCAAGAAAAACGCTACCAATCAAGGAATACGAGGAATTGATGGTCGTTAAAGATGGAGATCAAACGGTTCAAATGCTCATCCAAGAGGAAGGAAAGATGGTCAGTGAATTTTTGATGCTGGTTAATGACAACACGGAAACCGTAGTCATTTCCATCACTGGAAACATCGACTTAAATCAGTTGGCCCGCATGTCGAGCAAAATGAATATCGACGGCCTTGAGAATTTGAAAGAACTCGAAGAAAACGATGAAGATTAA
- a CDS encoding ATP-binding cassette domain-containing protein codes for MASKNIFPVTRFFQLLANDRKDLFYVYTFAIISGVVNLSLPLGIQAIIGLIMAGRVSNSWILLVAIVLIGILATGILQILQVQIIELIQQRIFARSAFEFAYRIPRIKTESVLYRHAPELVNRFFDTLTIQKGLPKILIDFVTAVLQIVFGLILLSFYHPFFVLYGIILLLLLFVIFYFTSPKGLRTSIEESNFKYEVAHWLEELARTMNTFKLAGKSTLPEGKADTLVTKYLKARKEHFRVVLFQFSNVVAFKFLVTGGLLILGGVLVINRELNLGQFVAAEIIIILIINSVEKIINNIETIYDVLTGLEKIGVVTDLPLEKDDGLCADDLPGVAPLALRADGLSYRFANEQNYTLKDISLDVPAGTKVALVGPSGSGKSTLMAAVAGLFHKIEGQISYEGIPLNNWDLESLRYMIGDNLVQEDLFHGTLLDNLTLGRPMPFPQVREAVEVVQLGRWIESLSHGYDTELQPLGKLLSRAVTRKILLARAIIHNPRLLLLEDFGQIQTQEQTNDIADYLTGKERPWTMIVSTKDPEMVQRCDVIWYMESGRIVDTCDWETAKTRTWFNEEFPTVPC; via the coding sequence ATGGCCTCGAAGAACATCTTCCCGGTGACGCGATTTTTCCAGCTTCTCGCCAATGATCGGAAGGATTTATTCTACGTCTACACCTTTGCCATCATTAGTGGTGTAGTAAACCTCTCGCTCCCTCTCGGGATTCAGGCCATTATTGGTTTGATCATGGCTGGGCGCGTCAGTAATAGTTGGATTCTTCTCGTAGCTATCGTTCTTATCGGAATTCTCGCCACGGGTATTCTACAGATTCTACAAGTACAAATCATCGAATTGATCCAACAGAGAATTTTCGCACGAAGTGCATTCGAGTTTGCCTACCGCATACCCAGGATTAAAACGGAATCCGTCCTTTATCGTCACGCACCTGAATTGGTCAACCGATTCTTCGACACGCTCACCATTCAGAAAGGCCTACCGAAAATCCTCATAGATTTCGTGACGGCTGTTCTACAGATCGTCTTTGGACTGATACTGCTGTCCTTCTATCACCCATTCTTCGTTCTATACGGAATTATCCTCCTCCTTCTCCTCTTTGTCATCTTTTACTTTACTTCTCCTAAAGGGCTGAGAACGAGTATCGAAGAATCAAATTTCAAGTATGAGGTGGCCCACTGGCTCGAGGAGCTAGCACGGACCATGAACACCTTTAAATTGGCAGGGAAGTCAACGCTACCCGAGGGTAAAGCCGATACGCTAGTGACTAAATATCTGAAGGCAAGGAAGGAGCATTTCCGAGTTGTACTCTTCCAATTCTCCAATGTTGTCGCCTTTAAATTCTTGGTCACTGGAGGCCTTTTGATCCTCGGAGGTGTCCTCGTCATCAACCGAGAATTGAACCTCGGTCAGTTCGTTGCCGCGGAGATCATCATCATCTTGATCATCAACTCGGTAGAGAAGATCATCAACAATATTGAAACCATTTACGATGTCTTGACGGGCTTGGAAAAAATTGGAGTCGTAACAGATCTTCCTTTAGAAAAAGACGATGGTCTTTGCGCCGACGACCTTCCTGGCGTTGCTCCTTTGGCCCTGCGGGCCGATGGGCTCAGCTATCGCTTCGCCAACGAACAGAATTACACCCTAAAGGACATATCGCTGGATGTCCCGGCCGGAACTAAGGTTGCTCTAGTGGGTCCGAGTGGAAGCGGGAAATCAACCCTTATGGCCGCCGTTGCCGGACTCTTCCACAAAATAGAGGGGCAAATCAGCTACGAAGGAATTCCACTCAACAACTGGGACCTTGAGAGCCTCAGATACATGATTGGAGACAATCTCGTGCAAGAAGATCTGTTTCACGGCACATTACTGGACAACCTAACTCTGGGACGCCCCATGCCCTTCCCTCAAGTCCGGGAAGCCGTTGAAGTCGTTCAACTCGGACGCTGGATTGAATCCCTCTCGCATGGCTACGATACCGAACTGCAGCCCTTAGGTAAGTTGCTATCTCGAGCTGTCACAAGAAAAATATTATTGGCCCGTGCCATTATCCACAACCCGCGATTGTTGTTGCTGGAAGACTTCGGTCAAATACAGACACAGGAACAAACGAACGACATCGCGGACTATTTGACCGGAAAAGAGCGGCCTTGGACCATGATCGTCTCAACAAAGGACCCTGAAATGGTTCAACGCTGTGACGTGATTTGGTACATGGAAAGTGGCCGAATTGTCGACACCTGTGACTGGGAAACGGCAAAAACAAGAACTTGGTTTAACGAGGAATTCCCAACGGTACCATGCTAA
- a CDS encoding TolC family protein: MRRFSALVALLIGLNTFAQDTILPPNVYMDWVAKYHPFVGQSERVRSIADAEIRQMKGFFDPVLSGSIQNKDFDQKEYYFMAGGQLTVPTRLGPSFEMGYDQNRGEFLNPQNDLPERGLWYLGIEIPILQGLITDEERTAVRIAEAGQEVTDNEVRDQLNDLFYRAQAAYWAWAASYSVWLTRQNAELTSYERYLNTVRGYEEGYYPAIDTLEASIQWQNRRLLRQEALKTYVYAQLELSSFIWDSTGTSLVLADSIRPEPLELYSYELSSFEEGLSIDSLQNNHPKWQAFTSQIDLLRFDQRLKSQKILPKANLRYDLLQDAATLGSEGPTFDFNDHYWSLKVELPLFLRDERFALKQSRLKVEQTDLKRSESWIKTRNYWGALRNELVVLSEQVDQYDGAVDGYLALLNAETRLFFSGESSLFVVNSRELKWLESVEKLIELRQKYRTKRALWYYYGGLAPLQP; encoded by the coding sequence ATGAGACGTTTCAGCGCCCTCGTAGCGCTTCTCATCGGGCTGAATACTTTTGCCCAAGACACCATTTTGCCTCCCAACGTCTACATGGATTGGGTAGCGAAATATCACCCCTTTGTTGGTCAAAGCGAGCGTGTGCGCAGCATTGCGGACGCAGAAATCCGCCAAATGAAGGGTTTCTTTGATCCCGTTTTGAGCGGTAGCATCCAAAACAAGGACTTCGATCAGAAAGAGTACTACTTCATGGCTGGAGGACAATTGACCGTTCCTACCCGATTGGGGCCCTCTTTCGAAATGGGATACGATCAAAACCGCGGTGAATTCCTCAACCCGCAAAATGATTTGCCCGAACGAGGTCTGTGGTACTTGGGAATTGAAATACCGATTTTGCAAGGGCTTATCACCGATGAGGAGCGAACGGCAGTACGCATCGCAGAAGCCGGACAAGAAGTCACAGATAATGAGGTGCGCGATCAACTGAATGATCTCTTTTACCGCGCTCAGGCGGCGTATTGGGCATGGGCTGCGAGTTACTCTGTTTGGCTGACGCGCCAAAACGCTGAGTTGACTTCATACGAGCGTTACCTCAATACTGTACGTGGATATGAAGAGGGTTATTATCCCGCTATTGATACCCTTGAGGCCAGCATTCAATGGCAGAATAGGCGATTGCTTCGACAGGAGGCGCTGAAAACCTATGTGTATGCCCAGCTTGAACTGAGTTCATTTATCTGGGACAGCACAGGGACTTCTTTGGTGTTGGCAGATTCTATACGCCCAGAGCCATTGGAACTTTACTCCTACGAACTCTCGTCCTTCGAAGAAGGCCTGAGCATTGACAGTCTTCAGAACAACCATCCAAAATGGCAAGCATTCACTAGTCAAATTGACCTTTTGCGTTTTGATCAAAGGCTAAAATCTCAGAAGATTCTACCTAAGGCCAACTTGCGTTATGACCTGTTACAGGATGCCGCGACACTGGGAAGCGAAGGCCCTACATTTGATTTCAACGACCATTATTGGAGCTTGAAAGTGGAGCTGCCCCTGTTCTTGCGAGATGAACGCTTTGCCCTCAAGCAATCGAGACTTAAAGTCGAGCAAACGGATTTAAAGCGAAGTGAATCTTGGATCAAGACGAGAAACTACTGGGGAGCTTTGCGGAATGAATTGGTCGTGCTCAGTGAGCAGGTGGATCAGTACGACGGTGCTGTAGATGGCTATCTCGCATTACTCAATGCCGAAACGCGATTGTTTTTTAGCGGAGAGAGCAGTCTTTTTGTGGTGAATTCGCGAGAGCTAAAGTGGCTCGAAAGCGTAGAGAAACTCATTGAACTCCGTCAGAAGTACCGCACGAAAAGAGCCCTTTGGTACTACTACGGCGGGCTTGCCCCTTTACAGCCTTAA
- a CDS encoding PorP/SprF family type IX secretion system membrane protein — protein sequence MKRLLLLLCTIGLGLTASAQDPHFSQYYNTPLITNPALAGQFAGKLRVGLVYRDQWSQIPDAYETFGLGVDGRIGSKWGLSGHVVRQTAGVVGYERLDAMAGVSYDILGENAGGHHIVGGAQIGIMSHQIDLTEATFGSQYIPGTGFDPGNSAGENLDDNSNTVLNMHLGALWFVGKPGQKIAPFAGVAVLNYLQPDASLGTAEDRLPLKIYSHFGARFQLGERFSLSPHAQVLYQGPANSNLVGVNGHFAFSNEFALAAGVAHRLEESIIPYIGFDWRSFTVGASYDLAIGDINDVNKNKRSFELTITYILPGSEIDAKPVCPRL from the coding sequence ATGAAACGACTATTACTACTACTTTGTACGATCGGTCTTGGACTCACGGCTTCGGCACAAGACCCTCATTTTTCTCAATACTACAACACACCCTTGATTACCAATCCAGCCTTGGCTGGTCAATTTGCTGGAAAGCTTCGTGTTGGTTTGGTTTACCGCGACCAATGGTCCCAGATCCCCGATGCCTATGAGACGTTTGGCTTGGGCGTTGATGGGCGGATAGGCTCGAAATGGGGCTTAAGCGGACATGTGGTTCGACAAACAGCCGGTGTTGTAGGCTATGAACGCCTGGACGCCATGGCTGGAGTGAGTTATGATATCCTCGGTGAAAATGCTGGAGGACACCATATCGTGGGAGGTGCTCAAATCGGCATCATGAGTCATCAAATCGACTTGACCGAAGCGACATTTGGTTCACAGTATATACCGGGAACAGGATTTGACCCGGGTAACTCCGCTGGAGAAAATCTAGATGACAATTCGAATACCGTCTTGAATATGCACCTTGGGGCCCTTTGGTTTGTGGGTAAGCCAGGGCAGAAAATTGCACCGTTCGCAGGCGTTGCAGTCTTAAACTACCTTCAGCCAGATGCGAGTTTAGGAACGGCTGAAGATCGATTGCCTCTAAAAATCTACAGCCATTTTGGAGCTCGATTCCAACTGGGCGAGCGCTTCAGTTTGAGTCCTCATGCCCAAGTCCTCTATCAAGGTCCAGCCAACAGTAATTTGGTTGGAGTGAACGGGCACTTTGCCTTCAGCAATGAATTTGCCCTAGCCGCTGGAGTGGCTCATCGACTCGAAGAGTCTATCATTCCATATATAGGCTTTGATTGGCGAAGCTTCACCGTAGGTGCGAGTTACGATTTAGCCATTGGAGACATCAACGATGTCAATAAAAACAAGAGGTCCTTTGAACTGACCATCACGTACATCCTTCCCGGTTCCGAGATTGATGCCAAACCTGTGTGCCCACGCCTATAA